Part of the Propioniciclava sp. MC1595 genome is shown below.
CGCCCGGGTGCGACCGATTCCCGGGGTCCGGCACCACCGCCTCCGGGAGCAGGCGCCGACGGTGGGGGCGCTGCGACGGACGCGCCCCGAAGTGGCTGCGATCCGGGCGGCCCAGTGGGCCGTGTCCGATGCGGAGGCGGCCACCGTCCTCGCCATGGCGGTGCAGCAACGACTCGTGTCCCCGGGGGCCTTGCTCGAACGCTGGCGGCGGGTGGGTTACTCGGGGCGACGCGAGTTCCTGGACGTCGTCATCGAGGACATCTGCAACGGCGCCGAGTCGTTGGGGGAACTGGACTTCGCCCGCATGTGCCGCGCACGTGGTCTGCCCGAGCCCAGTCGCCAGGTGCTCAGGACGGGGCCCCGGGGGCGCGCCTACCTCGACGTGTTCTGGGACGACGAGGGTGTCCACGTGGAGATCCACGGCGCGCACCACTACGCCGGCCTGACGCCGGTCGAGGACGCGCTGCGGGCCAACGACCTCGCCATCAGCGGTGGCGACGAGATCCATCTCCAGGTGCCCGTCCTGGGTCTGCGGCTGTCCGGACGCCGGTCGGTCCTCCTGGATCAGGTCGAGCGGGCCCTCGTTGAAGGGCGCCGCCGGGCCGCCCGGCGCTCCAGCACCCAGTGACCGACGATTTCGACCGACGCCGGTTGTGTCGGGACTCCGCCAGTGTCGGTCGAAAGCCGCGGTCAGGGCGCGCCGGCACTCGATGGTCTCGATTTTGTACTGAGTACTAGAACAAGGTGGTGCCGGGCGGCCGGTAGCCCTACTCTGAGCGGGAATCCCTTCACCGGTGAGGGGATCGAGCTCAGAGGGGGCCCTTCCATGGCTGAGACGATGACCCGCGCGCAGCGGCTGGACCGGCTGCCGTTCACCCGCAAGCACGGCAAGTTGCTGGTCGGGTCCGGCGTCGGCTGGGCCCTGGACGCCATGGACGTCGGCCTCATCTCGTTCGTCATGGCCGCGCTCGGCGCCCAGTGGGGCCTCGCCCCCGACATGCTCGGCTACATCGCCATGATCGGCTTTGTCGGCATGGCCGTCGGCGCCTCGCTCGGCGGCTGGCTCGCCGATCGGTTCGGCCGCCGCAACGTGTTCGCGCTGACGCTGGTCGTGTACGGCATCGCAACCGGGGCATCCGCCCTCGTGCCGGGACCCGAGGGCATCGGCATCATGGCGGCGGTCGCGATCCTCGCCACGCTGCGCTTCTTCGTCGGCCTCGGCCTGGGTGCCGAGCTGCCCGTGGCGTCCACGCTCGTCAGCGAGTACGCGCCCAAGGCGATCCGCGGACGCGTCATCGTCGGCCTGGAGGCCTTCTGGGCCGTCGGCTGGATCATGGCGGCACTGCTCGGCTACTTCCTCATCCCCGTGAGCGAGGACGGCTGGCGTTGGGCCCTCGGCGTGGGCATCGTGCCGACCCTGTACGCGCTGTACGTCCGCTTCGGGCTGCCGGAGTCGGTCCGCTACCTCGAGAAGCAGGGCCGCGTCGAGGAGGCCGAGGCCGCCGTCCGCATCTACGAGGAGGCCGCGAACGTCCCCGCCGTGCCCAGCCCGGACCAGGGGGCGTCCGCCAACACCGCGACCGAGTCCATCTGGTCGCCGCAGTACCGCGTCCGCACCGCAGCCCTGTGGATCGTGTGGTTCTGCATCAACCTGTCCTACTACGGCGCCTTCATCTGGATCCCGAGCATCCTCGTCGGGCGGGGCTTCCCGCTGGTGCGCAGCTTCGGCTTCACGCTGATCATCACGCTGGCCCAGCTGCCCGGCTACGCGGTCGCCGCCTGGCTCATCGAGGTGTGGGGACGCCGCATCACCCTGTCGGTGTTCCTGCTCGGCTCGGCGATCTCCGCGGGCCTGTTCGGCTTCGCGCCCACCGAGACCCTCATCATCGTCTTCGGCTGCATGCTGTCCTTCTTCAATCTCGGCGCCTGGGGTGCGCTGTACGCGGTGGGCCCGGAGCTCTACCCGACCGGCGTCCGGGGCACCGGCACCGGCGCGGCCGCCGGGTTCGGGCGTATCGCGTCCATCATCACGACCTCGCCGTGGTTCGTGCCGGTCCTCCTCGCCGTGGGCGGCGTGGCGCTGCCGTTCAGCGTGTTCGGCGTCGCGTTCCTCATCGCCGCGGGTGCGGCGCTGCTGCTGCCCGAACAGCGGGGAACGGCGCTGGCCGCCTGACCCCTTCCGCCGAGCCCTCGGCGAACGGGTTTGGCAACTACAGCCGCATCGGGCACGCGCCCGGCCACGGTGCCCTAGGCTCCGAACGAAGCAGTTTGCTTGCCTGATCGCCGACCGGAGGAATACTTCGACCATGTCTGAACTCACCTGGACCGAACTCGACCGCAAGGCGGTCGACACCGCGCGTGTGCTGGCCGCGGATGCCGTCGAGAAGGTCGGCAACGGCCACCCAGGCACCGCGATCTCTCTGGCCCCGCTGGCCTACCTGCTCTACCAGAAGGTCATGAAGGGCGACCCCGCCGACGACCGCTGGCTCGGCCGCGACCGCTTCGTCCTGTCCGCGGGCCACAGCTCGATCACGCAGTACTCCCAGCTGTTCCTGGCCGGCTACGGCCTCGAGATGGCCGACCTGCAGGCGCTGCGCACGTGGAACTCCAAGACCCCCGGCCACCCCGAGTTCGGCTGGACCAAGGGCGTCGAGTGCACCACCGGCCCGCTGGGCGCCGGCGTCGCCAACGCGGTCGGCTTCGCGATGAGCGCCCGCCGCGTCCGCGAGATGCTCGACCCGAGCGCCGTCCCGGGCGAGTCGGTCTTCGATCACGACGTCTACTGCATCGCCGGTGACGGCTGCATGCAGGAGGGCGTGGCGTCCGAGGCGTCCTCGCTGGCCGCCACCCAGAACCTGGGCAACCTGTTCCTGTTCTACGACGACAACCGGATCTCGATCGAGGGCGACACCAAGATCGCGTTCTCCGAGGACGTCCAGGCGCGCTACGCCGCGTACGGCTGGGACACGTACCACGTCGACTTCACCAACGGCTTCACCACGTACGAGGAGAAGGTCGCCGAGCTCTACGACGTCATCGAGAAGGCGCGCGCGGTCAAGGACAAGCCGCACTTCATCAAGGTCACCACGATCATCGGCTGGCCGCTGCCCAACAAGGCCGGTGACCACAGTGTCCACGGCTCCAAGCTGGGCGGCGACGAGATCGGCGCGATGAAGGAGCTGCTCGGCTTCGAGAACACCCCGTTCGCGATCGACGACGCCGTCGTGGCCTACACCCGCCAGAACGCCGCCGACCGGGCCGCCGAGGCCAAGGCCGAGTGGGAGCCCCGCTACCAGGCGTGGCGCGAGGCCAACGCCGACGGCGCCAAGCTGCTCGACCGCATCCTGGCCAAAGAGGCCCCCGAGGGCCTCGACGAGGCGCTCCCGGTCTTCGAGCCCGGCTCGCTGGCCACGCGCGCGGCGTCCGGACAGGTGCTCAACGCGCTGGCGTCCGCGGTGCCCGAGCTGTGGGGTGGCTCGGCCGACCTCGCCGGCTCGAACAACACCACGATGAAGGGCGTCGACTCCTTCATCCCCGAGGAGCGCAGCAGCCACGACTTCACCGGACGCCCCGGCGGCCGGACGCTGCACTTCGGCATCCGCGAGCACGCCATGGGCAACATCATCAATGCGATGGCCATGGACGGGCTGACCCGGCCCTACGGCGCCACGTTCCTGGTGTTCTCCGACTACATGCGGACGCCGCCGCGCCTGGCCGCGCTGAGCCACGTCAACCCGGTGTACGTGTGGACGCACGACTCCGTCGGCGTCGGCGAGGACGGCCCCACCCACCAGCCGGTGGAGCACGTGATGAGCCTGCGGCTCATGCCGGGCCTCAACGTCGTCCGCCCGGGCGACGCCAACGAGACCGCCCAGGCGTGGGCGCAGATCCTGCGAACCAAGGACCACCCGTCTGCGCTGATCCTCTCCCGTCAGAACATGACCACCTTCGACCGCTCCGAGGGCTCCGGCTTCGCCGCGGCGTCCGGCGTGGCCAAGGGTGGCTACGTCCTGAAGGAGGCCTCGGCCGAGCCCAAGGTCATCCTCGTCGGCACGGGCTCGGAGCTGGAGCTCGCCGTCGCCGCGGCCGAGAAGCTCGAGGGCGAGGGCGTCCCCGCCCGCGTCGTCTCGCTGCCCTGCGTCGAGTGGTTCAAGGAGCAGGACGAGGCCTACCAGGCCGAGGTGCTGCCCACCGATGTCCCGAAGGTCGTCATCGAGGCCGGCACCCCGGTCGGCTGGAAGGACCTGCTGGGCGCCAACACCGAGGCCGTCGGGATCGACCACTACGGCGCCTCGGCCGACGCCAAGACGCTGTTCAAGGAGTTCGGCATCACCGCCGACGCCGCGGTGGAGAAGGCGAAGGCCCTGATCGGCTGATCGTCGACCGACTGCACGAGGGGCGCCACCCGCTGGGGTGGCGCCCCTCGCGCGTGGCGGCGTTGCCAACCTGTGACCCGACCGATTCGGAACTGTCAGCCCGCTGAATTACGATGTCGCGGAGGAAGCCAGCACCAGGAGCCGCATGACCGACCACCCCACCCAGCCCTTGCCCACCGTCGAACCGCGCAGGCGGGGCGGCGGGCGCCTGGCCGCGATCATCGCCGGCGGGGTCGTGCTGCTGGCCGGCGGCGCCTACGGTGCCGGCTACGCGATGGCGGGCGAGACCCTGCCGCCGAAGACCGTCATCGAGGGCGTCCCCGTGGGCGGGCTGGCACCGGCCGACGCTGAGGCGAAGCTGGTCCAGGAGCTGGCGGCCAAGGCCGACGCCCCCATGACGCTCACCTCCGGCGAGCACGCGATCAGCAAGGCCCCCGCCGACCTCGGGCTGGGGGTGGACGCCGCGGGCTCGGTCCGTCAGGCGGCCACCGGGAAGTCGTTCGACCCGCGCGTGATCTGGGATAACCTCACCGGCGGCACCGACCACCCGGCCGTGGTGGCGCGTGACGACGAGAAGCTGGCGGCCGCGGCGTCCGAGCTGGCGCAGCTGGTCAACGCCGAGCCGGTCAACGCCGAGCTCGCGATGGTCGAGGGCACCCCCACGCTCACCGAGGGCGCCAACGGGCGCACGCTCGACGCGGCGGCGACGCAGGAAGCGCTGGCCGAGGCCTACCTCCACCAGACCGACGTCACCGCGGTCGTGGAGGAGAACGAGCCCGACATCACCACCGCCGAGGCGCAGGAGACGCTCGACACCGTCGCCACCCCGGCCCTGTCGGCCCCCATCACCGTCGCGGCGGGTGACAAGACCTTCGAGGTCACGCCCGAGATGATCGCCCCGGCGCTCACCTTCGAGCCGGCCGACGGCTCGATCAAGGTCAACGTCGACCAGGACGTGCTGCTGGAGCAGGCGACCAAGTCGATCGCCGGCCTGGGCCTCGACGAGCCGAAGGACGCGAGCTTCACCTTCGAGGGCGGCAAGCCCAAGATCATCCCGTCCGTCGACGGCATGGGCGTCGACAAGGAGGAGTTCGCGAAGGTCGTCCAGGAGGCGATGGTCAAGCCGTCCGAGCGCACCGCCACGGTGACCGTCGCCCAGCAGAAGGCGAAGTTCACCACCGAGATGGCCGAGAAGCTCGGCGTCAAGGAGATCACCGGCGAGTTCACCACCTACTACCCCGCCACCGCCTACCGCATCACCAACATCGGCAAGTCGGCGCGCCTGATCAACGGGGTGTTGCTCAAGCCCGGTGAGGTCTTCGACATGAACAAGGTGCTCGGCCCCCGCACGCTCGCGCGCGGCTGGGCGGCCGGCGGTGCCATCGACGGCGGCCGCGTCGTCGAGCGCATGGGCGGCGGCATCTCGCAGACCACCACGACGACCTTCAACGCCATGTTCTTCGCCGGGCTGGAGGACATCTACCACAAGCCCCACTCGCTGTACTTCAGCCGCTACCCGATGGGGCGTGAGGCGACGCTCGACTACAACTCGGTCGACATGAAGTTCAGGAACGACACCGAGTACGGCGTCCTGATGCAGGCCTTCACCAACAACCCCAAGCAGGGTGCGCAGGGTTCGATCACCGTGCGCGTGTGGTCGACCAAGAAGTACGACGTCAAGGCGACGAACCCGGTCCAGAGCAACTTCAAGGACCCGGGCCCCGCCATCAAGGACGACTCCGCGATCTGCAGCCCCCAGAGCGCCATGCGGGGCTTCACCGTGACCTACAACCGCCAGTTCTTCCAGAACGGCAAGCTGGTCCGCACCGAGCCCTTCAAGTGGACGTACAACACGCTCACCCCGGTGGAGTGCACCAACCCGAACGCCAAGCGCGACCGCATCGAGCGCTGACGCGGGCGCGGGTCACACCCGCGTGAACCCCTCCGGCGCGGAGTCGCCGCGCACCTGGACCGAGCGCGCCCCCATGCGGGTGGCCCACCAGGCCGCGGCGACGACGACGTCCTCCGGTGCCGACGGCAGCGTCACCCACTCGCCCTCGAAGCGCGCCCGGGCGTCCCCGAAGGTGGCCCACTCGCCCCACGGTGGAACCGAAACCGGCGGCGTCCGGCCCTTGAGGAGGGTCGAGATCCGCCCCACCCAGCAGTCACCGGACGCCCCGGCCCGGTCGGCGAGGTCGTCCAGCAGGTCGCGGGGCGCGGACTCGGGACGGCGTCCCAGGGCTACCGCCACGCGGCGGATCGCCCGCACCCGCTCCCGCGGCACGACGTGCTCGAGACCCCGGCGGTCAATGACCCCGACGGCGGCGGCGTCCAGCGAAGTCACGAAGCCCAACACCTCGGCCGGACCCTGCTCGCCGGCCACCAGCAGGCTCACCCGTTCACCCAGCGCAAGGGCGGGGGAGAGGGCGGCGACGACATCGTCGGACGGCTGCATCGAACCTCCTGCGAGCGGTTGTACAGTGGGCGCATCCCATTGTCGGGGACGAGCAAGGAGACATCTGCAATGACCTATGTGATCACCCAGCCGTGCGTCGACCTGAAGGACCTCGCGTGCGTCGAGGAGTGCCCGGTCGACTGCATCTACGAGGGCAATCGCATGCTCTACATCCACCCCGACGAGTGCGTCGACTGCGGCGCCTGCGAGCCGGTCTGCCCGGTCGAGGCCATCTACTACGAGGACGACGTCCCCGCCGACCAGGCCCAGTTCTACGACGCCAACGTGAAGTTCTTCGACACGATCGGCAGCCCCGGCGGCGCCGCCAAGATGGGCAAGATCGACGCCGACCACCCGATCGTCGAGGCGCTCCCGCCCCAGGGCGAGTGAGCGCCGGGCTGTCGGGCCGCCTGCCCGACTTCCCCTGGGACACCATCGCGGCCGCCCGGGCCACCGCCCGGGCGCACCCCGACGGCATCTGCGACCTGTCGGTCGGCACGCCCGTCGACCCGGTGCCCGAGGCCGCGATCCGCGCCCTGTCCGACGCTGCGGCCGACTGGGCCGGCTACCCCACGGTGTGGGGGACGCCCGCGCTGCGCCAGGCGATCCGCGAGTACATGGAGCGCCGGTGGTCCTCGGTGCCGCTGCGCGACGAGAACGTCCTGCCGGTCATCGGCACCAAGGAGCTCGTCGCCCACCTCCCGCTCCAGCTCGGCGTGGGCCCCGGCGACACGGTCGTGATCCCCACGACCGCCTACCCGACCTACGAGGTCGGCGCGCGCATCGCGGGCGCCGAGGTGCTGGCCACCGACGACCCCGACGAGGCGGCGGCCGCGCGCCCCGCGCTCATCTGGATCAACTCCCCGGCCAACCCGCACGGCGCGACGCTCGACCCGGCGCAGCTCAGGCGCTGGGTGGACGCCGCCCGCTCGGTCGGTGCCCCCCTGGCCTCCGACGAGTGCTACGGCGAGTTCGGCTGGGACGCCGAGCCCGTCAGCGTGCTGCACCCTGACGTGTGCGGCGGGACGCCGCAGGGCCTGATCGCCGCCCACTCGCTCAGCAAGCGCAGCAACATGGCCGGCTACCGGGCGGGCTTCCTCGCCGGGTGCGCGGGCCTGCTGGGCGAGCTGCTCGAGGTGCGCAAGCACTCCGGCCTGATGGTCCCCGGCCCGGTGCAGGACGCCATGATGACCCTGCTGGGCGACCACGACCACGTCGAGGAGCAGCGCCGCCGCTACCTCGACCGGCGCGCGGTGCTGAGGCCGGCGCTCGAGGCGGCCGGGTTCAGGATCGACCACTCCGAGGGGTCGCTGTACCTGTGGGCCACCCGGGGCGAGGACTGCCGCGCCACCGTCGACTGGCTGGCCGAGCGCGGCATCCTCGCCGCGCCGGGAGACTTCTACGGCGCGGCCGGGCGGCAGCACGTGCGGATCGCGCTCACGGCGTCCGACGAGCGGATCGCGGCAGCGGCAGCCCGCTTGGCCTGACCGCCGCGGCGAAGCGGGAGGCACGACCAGGGCTTGGGTTCTTCAGCGTTTCGCCGTGGGGGTCGGCGCGTTGTCGAAGGTGATGGTGACGGTGGTGGCGTCGGTGGTCTCGCCGAGCCACGGTGCGAACGAGGTGGTGCTGGCCGTCCAGTGGCGCCCGCCGACCTCGACGCTCCCCAGCCCGTAACGGGCGTGGTTGGCGACGGCGAGGTGGGCGGCCGACCACGCGAGCTCGGAGTCGGCGGCCTTGACCGTCACCGTGGTGCCGGTGCGCGACACCTTGCTCGACTCGGGCAGCGTCTTCTCCAGGAACTCCGCGAGCCCCGCCGGGTCGCCGGGCGGGGGAGCCTTCACCAGGCAGGTGAACGACGCGGGCGTCTCGCCCGTCAGCGCCGACGCCAGCCGGCGCGCGTTCTCGACGTGGCGGACGTAGCCCTTCGGGTGCCCCGACCGCTGGACCGCCTGCGCGACGTCGTTGACGTCGCCGCTGCGCCAGTTCGGCACCTTGACCAGGGCGTCGTAGAACTTGCCCGAGGCGTAGTAGGGCTCCTGCACCTGCTCCTCGGTGCCCCAGCCCTGCGACGGCCGCTGCTGGAACAGCCCCAGGGAGTCGCGGTCGCCGTAGTCGATGTTGAGCATCCCCGACTCCTGGTACACCGTCGCCAGCGCGATCGTGGACGCCCTCGGCGCCAGCCCGCGCTGCGTGGCGACGCCCACGATGATCGAGGCGTAGTGCGCCTGCTCGGGCGAGATCGGCACGGTGAGGTCGGCGACGTGCGCCGTGCACTGGTCGGCCAGCGGCAGCGGCTTCTTCTGGTAGGCGTACAGCACCGCCAGCCCCGCCACGACCGCCACCGCGAACAGCGCCGTCACCAGCAGGGCGACGACCACGCGCCGGATGGCCCCCAACGCGCGCCTCAGTTCGCGTGCAGGGCGGCGTTGAGCTCCACGACCTGCCCCTGGCGCGGCTTGACGGCCACGGCGCCGGTGACGGAGTCGCGGTAGAACAGCAGCCCGTTCGTGCCGGACAGTTCGGCGGCCTTGGCCACCGCGCCGTCGGGGAGGGTGACCTTGGTGCCCGCCGTCACGTACAGGCCGGCCTCGACGACGCAGTCGTCGCCCAGCGAGATGCCGATTCCGGCGTTGGCGCCGAGCAGGCACCGCTCGCCGACCGAGACCTGCTCCTTGCCGCCGCCGGACAGCGTGCCCATGATCGAGGCGCCGCCGCCCACGTCGGAACCGTCCCCGACCACGACGCCGGCCGAGATGCGGCCCTCGACCATCGAGGCGCCGAGCGTGCCGGCGTTGAAGTTCACGAAGCCCTCGTGCATGACCGTGGTGCCCTCGGCCAGATGGGCGCCAAGCCGGACGCGGTCGGCGTCGGCCACCCGCACGCCCGACGGCACGACGTAATCGACCATGCGCGGGAACTTGTCCACGCCGAACACCGTCAAGTGACCGTGCGTGGCGCGCAGCGCGGCCCGCTTCTCCTCGAAGCCCTCGACCGCGCAGGGGCCGGCCGAGGTCCACACCACGTTGGGCAGGACGCCGAAGATACCGTTCAGGTTGATCGTGCGCGGCGCGCACAGGCGGGCCGAGAGCAGGTGCAGGCGCAGGTAGGCATCAGCCACGGACGCCGGTGCGGCGTCCAGGTCGACCTCGGTGCGCACGACCTCGAGCCGGACGCCGCGGGTCTCGTCGGTGCCCTCCGCGGCCTTCAGGGTGGCCGGGGCGTCCTCGCCGGTCGCGGCACCCAGCGCGGGCGAGGGGTACCAGACGTCGAGCACGTCACCGGAGGTCGTCGTCGTGGCCAGGCCCCAGCCCCAGGCGGGGCGCACGGAAGTCGTCATGACGACCAGCCTACCGACCGGGGTCAGGACCAGGTCACCGTGGCCGGCTGCTTGGTCAGGTCCACGGTGTAGGTGCGCTCGCCCTTCATCGGGGCGGTCGCCTCGGTGGTGAGGCCGTCGCGGCTGACCGTCGCGGTCGCGTTCACCTCGAAGGGGAAGGTGCCGGTGGCCAGCATGGTCTCTGGGTCCAGGGTCGGGGCGAAGCCGGCCCACGGGTCGTTGACCTGCGCGAACTTCACCGAACCCTCGGCCACCTCGACGCCGGTGGTGTCGACGCCGAACGGGCAGTTCGCGGGGCGCGACTCGGTGGCGGCGAGGCACTCGTCGAAGCGGCCCTTGACCGCGCCGAACACGGTGTCGGTGCCCAGCTGGGACAGTCCCACGGTCAGGTCGAGGACCGACTCGAGCTGGGCGGGGGTGGACACGACGGCGGTCGGCTCGCCGGTCAGGGCCACCAGGTCGGAGACCGGGGCGGCGGTGTAGGTGCCCGGGAACACGGGGTTGACCTCCTCGGTCAGCTCCACGCCGTTGACGGTGAGCGCCCGGCGCTCGGGGACGGTGAGGTCGGCGGTGCCGTCGGCCACCTTCCAGGACCCGCCCTGCTCGGTGAGGGTGATGGTCGTGCTGACCGGCTCGCCACCGAGCAGGTAGCTGACGCCCACCGTGGGCGCGGTCTCGGTGCCGCCCAGCTCGCCGGCCTGGACGTCGGTGATCGGCGTCGCCTCGTGGGCCTTGGCCAGCACCTCGTCCGTCAGCAGGGTCGTGGACGCCGGCTGCTCGGCCAGCTGCGCGAGCGCGCCCGCGGCGTCCCCGTCGGCGACGGCCTGCAGGTAGCCGACCGCGGCCCCCCGCATGGCGTTCTCGCGGTTCTGCCGACTGGTGGTGACCGCGAACCAGGCGACGCCGGCCATCAGGGCCAGGACCAGCACGGCCGAGGCGATCCACACCAGCGGGCTGGGGCCGGGGGCGGGCTGCTCCACCGCCAGGACGGCGGTGGCCTCGTCCGACGGCTCGTCCGCGAACGGGGTCGGCAGGGCCTGGGTGGGCTCGTCGGGGTGGTTCATTGCTGACTCCTCGTGAGGTCGGGGACCACCGAACATCTTGCCACGCCCCCGCGGCTAGGCTGCGCCCATGCGCCTCGACCTCACCGCGGACCTGCCCGACCTGCTCATGGCGATCACCGACATCGAGTCGGTCAGCGGCAACGAGGGGCCGCTCGCGGACGCCGTGGCCACAGCCCTGTCCGCCCACCCGCACCTGGTCGTGGAGCGGGACGGTGACGCGGTCGTCGCCCGCACCGACCTCGGCCGCGGGACGCGGGTCGTGGTGGCCGGCCACCTGGACACCGTGCCCGTGGCGGCCAACCTGCCCTCGTGGCGGGAGGGCGACCTCATCTACGGCCGGGGCACGTGCGACATGAAGGGGGGCGTCGCGGTGATGCTCGCGGCCGCCGCCGAACTGTCCGCGCCGCGCCACGACGTGACCTGGATCTTCTACGACAGCGAGGAGGTCGAGGCGGTCAAGAACGGCCTCGGACGCCTGGCCCGGACCCGCCCCGACCTGTTGGCCGGCGACTTCGCCGTGCTGATGGAGCCCACCGGCGCCCGCATCGAGGGGGGCTGCCAGGGGACGCTGCGCTTCGAGGTGACCACCACCGGAACCGCCGCGCACTCGGCGCGGAGCTGGCTGGGGCACAACGCCATCCACGACGCGGGCGCCCTGCTGCGCACGCTGTCCGACTACACGCCGCGCACGGTGGAGGTCGAGGGGCTGGAGTATCGCGAGGGGCTGAACGCCGTGGGGATCACCGGGGGGATCGCGGGCAACGTCATCCCCGACCGGTGCGCGATCACGGTCAACTTCCGGTTCGCGCCCGACCGCAGCATCGAGGACGCCAAGGCCCACTGCGTCGAGGTCTTCGCGGGCCACGAACTGGTCTTCACCGACGAGTCGCCCGCCGCGCGGCCGGGGCTCGATCGCCCGGCGGCCGCCGAGTTCCTGGCGGCGGTCGGCGGTGAGCCTCGGGCCAAGTACGGGTGGACCGACGTGGCGCGCTTCTCGGCCCTGGGCGTCCCCGCGGTCAACTTCGGCCCCGCCGACCCGGGCAAGGCGCACACCGACGACGAGTTCTGCCCGGTCGCCGACCTCCACACCTGCCACGACGCCCTGCTGCGCTGGCTGTCCTGACGGCTAGGCTGCCGACGTGGCCAAGAACAAGGGCAAGCGGCGCGGCACGCGCCACCAGGGGCCGGTGATCCGTCGGCACGACCAGGTGCAGTCGACCACCACCGACCAACGGCTGCTCGAGAGCCGCGGGGACACCGACTGGGTGCACTCCGACCCTTGGCGCGTCATGCGGATCCAGTCCGAGTTCGTCGAGGGCTTCGGCACCCTGGCCAAGGTCGGCCCCGGGATCAGCGTGTTCGGCTCGGCGCGCACGCCGAAGGACCACCCGATGTACGCCGCGGCCGTCGAGCTCGGCGCGCGGCTGGCCCAGGCCGACTACGCCACCATCACCGGCGGCGGCCCCGGGATCATGGAGGCCGCCAACAAGGGCGCCCTCGAGGCCGGGGGCGTCTCGGTCGGCCTCGGCATCGAGCTCCCCTTCGAGGACCAGCTCAACCAGTACGTCTCCCTCGGCATCAACTTCCGCTACTTCTTCGTGCGCAAGGTGATGTTCCTGAAGTACTCCGAGGGGTTCATCGTGATGCCGGGCGGGTTTGGCACGTTCGACGAGCTGTTCGAGGCACTCACCCTGGTGCAGACCCGCAAGATCACCCGGTTCCCGATCGTGCTGTTCGGCACGAGCTACTGGGCGGGCCTGGTCGACTGGCTGCGGCAGGAGGTCGAGGGCTCGGCCTACATCAGCCCCGGCGACCTCGACATGCTGCACCTCACCGACGACATCGACGAGGCCGTTGCGATCGTCACCAGCTACCGCGAGAACGGCGCGCTGCCCGAGCCGCCCGTGGAGGGCTGAGCGCGGTGGAGTGGTTCGTGGGCGGCCTGGTCGTCGTCGTGCTGGGGCTGGCCGCCGTCGCCGGGAGCGGACGCTTCGGGTCGATGCCGCCGCCCGTCCACGACAGC
Proteins encoded:
- the dapC gene encoding succinyldiaminopimelate transaminase, which encodes MSAGLSGRLPDFPWDTIAAARATARAHPDGICDLSVGTPVDPVPEAAIRALSDAAADWAGYPTVWGTPALRQAIREYMERRWSSVPLRDENVLPVIGTKELVAHLPLQLGVGPGDTVVIPTTAYPTYEVGARIAGAEVLATDDPDEAAAARPALIWINSPANPHGATLDPAQLRRWVDAARSVGAPLASDECYGEFGWDAEPVSVLHPDVCGGTPQGLIAAHSLSKRSNMAGYRAGFLAGCAGLLGELLEVRKHSGLMVPGPVQDAMMTLLGDHDHVEEQRRRYLDRRAVLRPALEAAGFRIDHSEGSLYLWATRGEDCRATVDWLAERGILAAPGDFYGAAGRQHVRIALTASDERIAAAAARLA
- the dapD gene encoding 2,3,4,5-tetrahydropyridine-2,6-dicarboxylate N-succinyltransferase, with protein sequence MTTSVRPAWGWGLATTTTSGDVLDVWYPSPALGAATGEDAPATLKAAEGTDETRGVRLEVVRTEVDLDAAPASVADAYLRLHLLSARLCAPRTINLNGIFGVLPNVVWTSAGPCAVEGFEEKRAALRATHGHLTVFGVDKFPRMVDYVVPSGVRVADADRVRLGAHLAEGTTVMHEGFVNFNAGTLGASMVEGRISAGVVVGDGSDVGGGASIMGTLSGGGKEQVSVGERCLLGANAGIGISLGDDCVVEAGLYVTAGTKVTLPDGAVAKAAELSGTNGLLFYRDSVTGAVAVKPRQGQVVELNAALHAN
- the tkt gene encoding transketolase, producing MSELTWTELDRKAVDTARVLAADAVEKVGNGHPGTAISLAPLAYLLYQKVMKGDPADDRWLGRDRFVLSAGHSSITQYSQLFLAGYGLEMADLQALRTWNSKTPGHPEFGWTKGVECTTGPLGAGVANAVGFAMSARRVREMLDPSAVPGESVFDHDVYCIAGDGCMQEGVASEASSLAATQNLGNLFLFYDDNRISIEGDTKIAFSEDVQARYAAYGWDTYHVDFTNGFTTYEEKVAELYDVIEKARAVKDKPHFIKVTTIIGWPLPNKAGDHSVHGSKLGGDEIGAMKELLGFENTPFAIDDAVVAYTRQNAADRAAEAKAEWEPRYQAWREANADGAKLLDRILAKEAPEGLDEALPVFEPGSLATRAASGQVLNALASAVPELWGGSADLAGSNNTTMKGVDSFIPEERSSHDFTGRPGGRTLHFGIREHAMGNIINAMAMDGLTRPYGATFLVFSDYMRTPPRLAALSHVNPVYVWTHDSVGVGEDGPTHQPVEHVMSLRLMPGLNVVRPGDANETAQAWAQILRTKDHPSALILSRQNMTTFDRSEGSGFAAASGVAKGGYVLKEASAEPKVILVGTGSELELAVAAAEKLEGEGVPARVVSLPCVEWFKEQDEAYQAEVLPTDVPKVVIEAGTPVGWKDLLGANTEAVGIDHYGASADAKTLFKEFGITADAAVEKAKALIG
- a CDS encoding VanW family protein translates to MTDHPTQPLPTVEPRRRGGGRLAAIIAGGVVLLAGGAYGAGYAMAGETLPPKTVIEGVPVGGLAPADAEAKLVQELAAKADAPMTLTSGEHAISKAPADLGLGVDAAGSVRQAATGKSFDPRVIWDNLTGGTDHPAVVARDDEKLAAAASELAQLVNAEPVNAELAMVEGTPTLTEGANGRTLDAAATQEALAEAYLHQTDVTAVVEENEPDITTAEAQETLDTVATPALSAPITVAAGDKTFEVTPEMIAPALTFEPADGSIKVNVDQDVLLEQATKSIAGLGLDEPKDASFTFEGGKPKIIPSVDGMGVDKEEFAKVVQEAMVKPSERTATVTVAQQKAKFTTEMAEKLGVKEITGEFTTYYPATAYRITNIGKSARLINGVLLKPGEVFDMNKVLGPRTLARGWAAGGAIDGGRVVERMGGGISQTTTTTFNAMFFAGLEDIYHKPHSLYFSRYPMGREATLDYNSVDMKFRNDTEYGVLMQAFTNNPKQGAQGSITVRVWSTKKYDVKATNPVQSNFKDPGPAIKDDSAICSPQSAMRGFTVTYNRQFFQNGKLVRTEPFKWTYNTLTPVECTNPNAKRDRIER
- the fdxA gene encoding ferredoxin — translated: MTYVITQPCVDLKDLACVEECPVDCIYEGNRMLYIHPDECVDCGACEPVCPVEAIYYEDDVPADQAQFYDANVKFFDTIGSPGGAAKMGKIDADHPIVEALPPQGE
- a CDS encoding MFS transporter encodes the protein MAETMTRAQRLDRLPFTRKHGKLLVGSGVGWALDAMDVGLISFVMAALGAQWGLAPDMLGYIAMIGFVGMAVGASLGGWLADRFGRRNVFALTLVVYGIATGASALVPGPEGIGIMAAVAILATLRFFVGLGLGAELPVASTLVSEYAPKAIRGRVIVGLEAFWAVGWIMAALLGYFLIPVSEDGWRWALGVGIVPTLYALYVRFGLPESVRYLEKQGRVEEAEAAVRIYEEAANVPAVPSPDQGASANTATESIWSPQYRVRTAALWIVWFCINLSYYGAFIWIPSILVGRGFPLVRSFGFTLIITLAQLPGYAVAAWLIEVWGRRITLSVFLLGSAISAGLFGFAPTETLIIVFGCMLSFFNLGAWGALYAVGPELYPTGVRGTGTGAAAGFGRIASIITTSPWFVPVLLAVGGVALPFSVFGVAFLIAAGAALLLPEQRGTALAA